A window of the Besnoitia besnoiti strain Bb-Ger1 chromosome VI, whole genome shotgun sequence genome harbors these coding sequences:
- a CDS encoding hypothetical protein (encoded by transcript BESB_064990): MASASDPSVLPANAAQLREQIIATTQRFFDSHGIRIKTRKLPVQAPGSSGTVSGSKGEGNSSRSRHGGGRSAQADSSGQSAESSASSTSASLPLYHFITRQKLHMAEQLLRNKSCYLTPYNKKSEKRQKASPWIMQDMSEEVKTHLAQMSSDFDDRDFSGVYLSLHTSPYLVDCEYGNLSRSRFVGWALVELLTTNERCLKALWVHPALSASSTRLVLQAFLPRILVDAIELATPGVSPLCPWRFFYCWLNDFDLLPRGTWLLLSAPQYLALPVHCDNLNLGEEDEEDVKEEPPRGKGARGAPAKGRTGQQSGSRIEKGKRKKKKEEEEMHIGHRDGDDGCACPCQQPSRWRDDFDEKLVGCTESFIYRNFSRILDMIPKTVDARLQEDIHALPQENPEALKREHPETDEEIRTAETFGLDDDTVMGLLEKVYGQWRTGRFKRSDLEDEEEEARPHGRRRLNGHKHDSGHGKETKTEADEH; encoded by the exons ATGGCGTCGGCCTCAGATCCGTCGGTGCTCCCAGCGAACGCAGCACAGTTGAGGGAACAGATTATTGCTACAACGCAACGTTTTTTCGACAGTCACGGCATTCGCATCAAGACTAGAAAGCTACCGGTTCAAGCGCCCGGCTCTTCAGGGACTGTCTCAGGCTCAAAGGGTGAAGGCAACTCGTCGCGAAGTCGTCATGGTGGAGGCCGGTCGGCACAA GCGGACAGCTCAGGCCAATCTGCGGAGagctcggcgtcctcgacttccgcttcgcttcctctgtATCATTTCATCACCAGGCAGAAGCTCCACATGgcggagcagctgctgcgaaaCAAGTCTTGCTATTTGACGCCGTATAATAAAAAATCAGAGAAGCGCCAGAAGGCGTCCCCATGGATCATGCAAGACATGAGCGAGGAGGTGAAAACACACCTCGCACAAATGAGCTCGGATTTTGACGACAGAGATTTCTCTG GTGTCTACCTCTCGCTCCACACAAGCCCCTACCTGGTCGACTGCGAGTACGGGAAcctcagccgcagccgctttGTGGGTTGGGCGCTGGTTGAGCTCCTCACAACCAACGAGCGGTGCCTGAAGGCATTGTGGGTTCATCCggccctctctgcgtcgagcACGCGCCTGGTGCTGCAGGCATTTCTCCCTCGGATCCTGGTGGATGCCATCGAGCTCGCCACCCCCGGC GTCAGCCCTCTTTGCCCGTGGAGGTTTTTCTATTGCTGGCTGAACGACTTCGACCTGTTGCCCCGGGGAACGTGgctgcttctttctgcgcCGCAGTATCTCGCGCTTCCTGTGCACTGCGACAACTTGAATctcggcgaagaggacgaagaggacgtgAAAGAAGAGCCGCCACGGGGgaagggcgcgagaggagccCCTGCCAAGGGCAGAACTGGCCAGCAGAGTGGCTCGCGAATCGAAAAGggcaagagaaagaagaagaaggaagaagaggagatgCACATCGGCCACCGCGACGGTGACGACGGATGCGCCTGCCCCTGCCAG CAACCGTCCCGCTGGCGTGACGACTTCGACGAGAAGCTCGTAGGCTGCACAGAGAGCTTCATCTACCGAAATTTCAGCCGTATCTTGGACATGATTCCAAAGACGGTTGATGCGCGGTTGCAG GAAGACATCCACGCGTTGCCACAAGAGAACCCAGAAGCGTTGAAGCGGGAGCATCcggagacagacgaggaaATTCGCACGGCAGAGACATTCGGCCTTGACGACGATACAGTCATG GGGTTGTTAGAGAAAGTGTATGGTCAGTGGCGGACTGGCAGGTTCAAGCGCAGCGACctggaagacgaggaggaagaggcacgGCCCCACGGACGGAGGCGCTTGAACGGACACAAGCATGACTCTGGGCACGGAAAAGAGACCAAGACGGAGGCTGACGAACATTGA
- a CDS encoding rhomboid protease ROM4 (encoded by transcript BESB_065000) — protein MALPSSSPASSAADGAHAESLYRELGQSKTLMLHAAVSKFFIQESIALAGPGYPGNLLKWNSSRGSGDWPETARVYGLFPDIRAGDALETTTASRPSIKRPERPSIRPVEAQRPPPAHAGNRSGSGDKNGSGAGTPLHPEGSRPVPITPGSCNPLLGSATPVVTETSTLQTPGTEVPQASATAALMADAESPTPPGQAEGGAVTQEANGASADGLNQHIYERSALYFGPQEIGDDDPLIHNLPDGVVGRRAPANPLNSPMLAWIRGGKKKARPKVRDPKLKNNPLRGRVVVCISTTALLFWIFMWEMLYNYTSYNGRCVSPVLYPDFKLANEKQRQPYVIRYGYGGCEHNLGSLMYPRAAVGTRAGDKGWPKDLVPNGSAGASSASWDSPNSRILRHLGGLETNYIREYDEVFRLFTAMYMHGGWLHIFINLSCQIQILWIIEPDWGFWRTALLFFIGGVSGNLLSAVADPCSITVGSSGSMYALLGALIPYCVEYWKSIPRPGCILLFMIAVVIVGILTGMTGFTDNYAHMGGAVGGILWGFASITTVSACDKCTLGERMATTPPFSWCVPKKTQERLLERAKARKKEAIRRRKLQAMQKKRAGGARGKAMYAVKMRLQEEGRPPCKMSFREWVIRGLCAAGLIAFWVILFVYLLDPTLYKTYAPPGQLKFSGWLYCKCGTIVYQAPQTFGNFGRYWCFGNEKDAKFYLEA, from the exons ATGGCGCTGCCTAGCTCGTCACCGGCCAGCTCGGCAGCCGACGGCGCCCATGCCGAGTCTCTGTACCGTGAACTAGGCCAAAGCAAAACCCTCATGC TGCACGCTGCAGTGTCGAAATTCTTTATTCAAGAGAGCATCGCACTTGCGGGGCCTGGCTACCCTGGCAACTTGCTGAAGTGGAATTCGTCGCGGGGTTCAGGGGACTGGCCAGAAACCGCGCGAGTGTACGGCCTCTTTCCGGATATCCGTGCAGGAGACGCTCTGGAGACGACTACGGCGAGTCGCCCAAGCATCAAGCGACCGGAGAGGCCGAGCATCCGCCCAGTTGAGGcccagcggcctccgcctgcgcatgcgggcAACCGCAGCGGCAGTGGCGACAAGAACGGTAGCGGGGCGGGAACCCCTCTGCATCCAGAGGGTTCTCGCCCTGTGCCCATAACCCCGGGATCTTGCAATCCACTTTTAGGCAGTGCTACGCCCGTCGTGACAGAGACGAGTACGCTGCAAACCCCGGGCACAGAAGTTCCCCAAGCGTCTGCCACCGCTGCGCTGATGGCTGACGCTGAGTCACCCACCCCACCTGGGCAGGCTGAGGGGGGCGCCGTGACCCAAGAAGCAAACGGCGCGTCGGCAGACGGACTGAACCAG CACATCTACGAGAGAAGCGCCTTATACTTTGGACCGCAGGAAATTGGTGATGACGACCCTTTGATCCACAACCTACCAGATGGTGTGGTTGGCCGTCGTGCGCCGGCGAACCCTCTCAACTCGCCGATGCTCGCATGGATCCGAGGaggcaagaagaaggcgaggccgaaAGTCCGAGATCCGAAGCTGAAAAACAACCCTCTTCGAGGTCGCGTTGTTGTCTGCATCAGCACTACAGCACTTCTCTTCTGGATATTCATGTGGGA AATGCTGTACAACTACACCAGCTATAACGGGCGATGTGTGAGCCCAGTTCTCTACCCGGATTTCAAGCTGGCAaacgagaagcagcgacagccaTATGTCATCCGCTACGGATACGGAGGCTGCGAACACAACCTAGGTTCGCTGATGTATCCCCGCGCTGCGGTTGGAACACGCGCAGGTGACAAAGGGTGGCCGAAAGACCTGGTTCCGAACGGGAGTGCAGGAGCGTCGTCAGCCTCGTGGGATTCCCCGAACTCCCGTATCCTGCGTCACTTGGGTGGCTTGGAGACGAACTATATCCGCGAGTACGATGAGGTGTTCAGGCTGTTCACGGCAATGTACATGCACGGCGGATGGCTCCATATTTTCATCAATCTCTCATGCCAAATCCAGATTCTCTGGATTATCGAGCCG GATTGGGGATTTTGGAGAACAGCGCTGCTCTTCTTCATAGGAGGCGTATCAGGGAACCTGTTATCAGCTGTTGCGGATCCGTGCAGCATCACAGTTGGATCCTCTGGTTCCATGTACGCGTTGCTCGGCGCGCTTATCCCGTACTGTGTCG AGTACTGGAAGTCTATCCCAAGACCAGGCTGTATTCTCCTTTTCATGATAGCTGTTGTG ATTGTCGGCATCTTGACGGGCATGACTGGTTTCACGGACAACTACGCTCACATGGGTGGCGCTGTCGGTGGAATTTTGTGGGGTTTTGCCTCTATTACGACTGTCTCTGCTTGTGACAAATGCACTCTCGGAGAGCGCATGGCGACAACGCCCCCCTTCAGTTGGTGTGTGCCCAAAAAGACGCAAGAGAGACTTCTGGAGAGAGCAAAGGCGAGAA AGAAGGAAGCCATCCGGAGACGAAAGCTTCAGGCGATGCAAAAGAAAAGGGCAGGAGGTGCCCGCGGGAAGGCGATGTACGCTGTGAAAATGCGTCTgcaggaagaaggcaggCCTCCTTGCAAAATGAGCTTCCGAGAATGGGTCATTCGAGGCTTGTGCGCGGCTGGCCTT ATCGCCTTCTGGGTCATTTTGTTTGTTTACTTGCTGGACCCGACATTATACAAGACGTACGCTCCTCCAGGCCAGCTGAAGTTCAGTGGCTGGCTCTATTGTAAGTGCGGTACCATCGTCTatcaggcgccgcagacgttCGGCAATTTTGGCCGCTATTGGTGTTTTGGAAATGAGAAGGATGCGAAGTTCTATCTCGAGGCATAG
- a CDS encoding DNA polymerase epsilon subunit B protein (encoded by transcript BESB_065010) — MEAASRREGVDTKALPVLLRSLLAAPAASSPLSLGYNTDSWTELLAACGGSQLKDEDSAATVVFAQKVEEILKSSDLDSPTTPPQSAVAGKTNLRSIAKATQPWQRTRGEYKEEETVLFNEEVDKKPGYRCDNKAVVQISSTFDFGDGGPGTSFTQTQGAEWMDAAADDHSAWQRRRLQILKRRMIANVTPTAQGLQSDAPMSSPIKGQQIVQIGELAGGEGRPFSFVSMVLDDVTRNKEPIQLLYTEETLARQHRQLKGDGQRRCSDPATSGDEEASPCVSVGGEKQKRGGQEGRTEELCAYPGMLVAACGVLSQTEFGAKLSVSSLHGGPALPAPTYRQVLTVPAAPAGRDSNRGDGEARTVASCYRRQPVHIMLACAQALVSMKADTVSRNLELDLLLDRVREEAPHALILFGPIVPSSALVSMSVSAPAALATLPDVDWIYTSFFRQVASRLAGTRTRVFVVPSPADVVHPHPLPQPPYAPDLISSDPFTGLSAAARQQISFLPNPCFLYVNELRLLITSVDPLMEVGGQLAYPRCISSRQDLITTCCASLLRQRTLFPSGASFTLPMDPKRFPPRMFDAGENGEDTIPHIVIFPSDANASGDAGSSSNGTYACMAEGRLFVLPFSPRLVRENSGRVEWTSIYVQPPTEEEHTDESRGAEIQDNAYDALAGERKVEGRAEPQLLCLEKRVTVRHSSYGLA; from the exons ATGGAGGCTGCCTCcaggcgcgaaggcgtcgaTACAAAAGCACTTCCCGTGCTACTGCGCTCTCTGCTGGCGGCaccggcggcctcctcccccctATCCCTTGGGTACAACACAGATTCCTGGACagagctgctggcggcgtgCGGGGGTTCACAGCTGAAAGACGAAGACTCCGCGGCAACGGTTGTTTTCGCTCAGAAGGTGGAAGAGATCCTGAAGTCGTCGGACCTCGACTCTCCGACAACTCCACCGCAATCTGCGGTTGCAGGCAAGACGAATCTAAGGAGTATCGCCAAGGCTACGCAGCCGTggcagcggacgcgcggcgagtacaaag aagaagagacggtCTTGTTCAACGAGGAAGTGGATAAGAAACCGGGCTATCGATGCGACAATAAAGCTGTG GTCCAGATATCCTCCACTTTCGATTTCGGCGATGGCGGCCCTGGCACTTCTTTCACCCAAACACAGGGGGCAGAGTGGATGGATGCTGCTGCAGATGACCATTCGGCgtggcagcggcggaggctccaGATCCTCAAACGGCGCATGATAGCAAATGTCACTCCTACAGCCCAAGGACTTCAGAGTGACGCGCCGATGTCATCCCCCATCAAGGGGCAGCAG ATCGTCCAGATCGGCGAGCTCGCGGGTGGCGAGGGTCGACCGTTTTCATTCGTTTCTATGGTGCTCGACGATGTCACTCGCAATAAGGAGCCCATCCAGCTTCTTTATACGGAGGAAACGCTGGCGCGCCAACACCGGCAGTTGAAGGGAGACGGTCAGCGAAGATGCAGTGATCCTGCAACGagtggagacgaagaggcgagccCGTGTGTCTCAGTTGGAGGAGAGAAGCAAAAACGAGGCGGGCAGGAGGGGAGGACGGAGGAGCTGTGCGCTTACCCAGGCATGCTGGTCGCCGCGTGTGGAGTCCTTAGCCAG ACTGAGTTTGGCGCCAAGTTGtcggtctcctctctccacgGCGGCCCAGCACTGCCAGCACCGACATATCGCCAGGTGCTGACCGTGCCCGCGGCTCCCGCGGGGCGTGACTCCAACAGAGGAGATGGAGAGGCTCGCACCGTCGCCAGTTGCTACCGTAGACAACCCGTACACATTATGCTCGCCTGTGCCCAGGCGCTTGTGTCTATGAAGGCAGATACGGTGTCACG GAATCTGGAGCTCGATCTACTCCTAGACCGGGTTCGTGAAGAGGCGCCTCACGCGCTGATTCTTTTTGGCCCCATCGTCCCCTCTTCTGCGTTGGTTAGTATGAGTGtatccgcgccggcggccctcGCTACCCTTCCTGACGTTGACTGGATTTACACATCTTTCTTCAGGCAAGTTGCCTCGCGGCTGGCTGGAACGCGAACCCGGGTCTTTGTCGTTCCGAGCCCCGCGGACGTTGTTCATCCTCATCCTCTCCCCCAGCCGCCATACGCACCAGACCTTATTTCTTCGGACCCGTTCACTGgcctttctgctgcagctcggcAGCAGATTTCTTTTTTGCCGAATCCGTGCTTCCTGTACGTCAATGAGCTGCGCCTTCTGATCACGTCGGTAGATCCGCTGATGGAGGTCGGAGGCCAGCTTGCGTACCCACGCTGCATCAGTTCCCGTCAGGATCTTATTACCACGTGCTGCGCATCTCTCTTGAGGCAACGTACATTGTTTCCCAGTGGAGCATCGTTCACGCTTCCCATGGACCCGAAGCGGTTTCCGCCTCGCATGTTCGATGCGGGAGAAAATGGGGAGGACACCATTCCTCACATCGTTATCTTTCCATCAGATGCAAACGCctcaggcgacgcgggctCCTCCAGCAACGGGACCTACGCGTGCATGGCGGAAGGCCGCTTGTTTGTCCTCCCGTTCAGTCCGAGACTGGTTAGGGAGAATTCAGGGCGTGTCGAGTGGACTAGCATATACGTACAACCTccgacggaggaggagcaCACAGATGAAAGCAGGGGCGCGGAAATCCAAGATAATGCGTACGACGCACTCGCAGGGGAGCGTAAAGTCGAAGGCCGTGCGGAACCTCAGTTGCTCTGTTTAGAGAAGCGTGTCACCGTCCGTCATTCATCTTATGGACTCGCCTGA
- a CDS encoding SAG-related sequence (encoded by transcript BESB_065020) — translation MEHDCGTQHRSRGFILQARMLLMFCVGGLPLLTSEQATAQRVQNVVQHRTLLQQHASASGKLVRKCWLSHENTNSDTPAPATLSAGQLSVSLRCLGNGNQVVPHDEDMQRVCNAGEDAMTVAECAEREAKQIKLRALLGASSDITWRKKLISGSNGEKWKLKLQVSELPLSDEQFVVGCRHKSGDADSQCKLVVTVEARVSSAVGNVVTCAYGRHSNADTLRAELSEENRTLTIDCGATGRLQHATYPDPCSPSEADTEDCQTTNEDLFPKFDESWWREDSRGENRHTLRIPKEEFPAGSGQFVVGCAPSDESVQPPGALHEKQGVRRGG, via the exons ATGGAGCACGACTGTGGAACGCAGCATCGCTCGAGAGGCTTCATTCTCCAGGCGCGAATGCTACTTATGTTTTGTGTTGGCGGATTGCCGCTTCTCACTAGTGAACAAGCAACGGCTCAACGGGTGCAAAATGTAGTTCAGCATCGCACTCTGCTGCAACAACATGCGTCAGCCTCAGGCAAACTTGTGCGTAAGTGCTGGCTGTCTCACGAGAACACAAACTCTGATACACCTGCTCCTGCGACGCTGTCAGCGGGACAACTCAGCGTCTCCTTGCGATGCCTTGGGAACGGCAACCAAGTAGTGCCTCACGATGAAGATATGCAAAGGGTGTGCAATGCTGGGGAGGACGCAATGACAGTAGCTGAGTGCGCTGAGCGGGAGGCCAAGCAAATCAAACTAAGAGCGCTCCTCGGTGCAAGCAGCGATATCACATGGAGGAAGAAGCTTATCAGTGGATCCAATGGAGAAAAGTGGAAGCTAAAATTGCAAGTTTCAGAGCTCCCTCTGAGCGATGAGCAGTTCGTCGTCGGTTGTCGGCATAAATCTGGTGATGCTGACTCCCAGTGCAAGTTGGTGGTCACTGTCGAAGCGCGAGTGTCATCTGCTGTGGGGAACGTCGTTACTTGTGCTTATGGAAGGCATAGCAATGCAGACACCTTGCGTGCCGAGCTGTCCGAAGAAAACCGTACATTAACTATTGACTGTGGGGCGACCGGCCGTCTTCAGCATGCAACGTACCCTGATCCTTGCTCTCCCAGCGAAGCAGATACGGAGGACTGCCAAACTACGAACGAGGATCTCTTCCCGAAATTCGACGAGAGCTGGTGGAGAGAGGATAGTAGAGGCGAAAACCGTCATACTCTGCGGATCCCCAAGGAGGAATTCCCTGCTGGAAGCGGGCAATTCGTTGTGGGCTGTGCGCCTAGTGATGAATCTGTCCAGCCTCCAGGAGCTCTACACGAAAAGCAGGG GGTTCGTCGCGGGGGTTAG